Proteins from a single region of Rhinolophus sinicus isolate RSC01 linkage group LG13, ASM3656204v1, whole genome shotgun sequence:
- the NPBWR2 gene encoding neuropeptides B/W receptor type 2 produces the protein MPAAGLEPNSREAPVLASVGTYLSWDNGSRHNVTMPEPLPVLYVLLPVVYSVICAVGLVGNTAVIYVILRAPKMKTVTHVFLLNLAIADELFALVLPVSVAEHLLQGWPFGEPLCKLVLAIDHCNIFSSTYFLAVLSLDRYLVVLASAQSRRTPWRTVRAAKVASLCVWFGVTIMVLPFLSFARVYSNELQVTSCGLSFPRPERAWFKASRIYTLVLGFVVPMGTLGVLYGDLLRRLRALHLPSGAKALDRARRKGTVLVLAVLAVGLLCWTPFHLASIVALTTDLPQTPLIIGISYGITGLSYASSCLNPFLYAFLDTSFRRNFHASFRCLGA, from the coding sequence ATGCCGGCTGCCGGGCTGGAGCCCAACAGCAGAGAAGCCCCTGTCCTGGCCTCAGTGGGCACCTACCTCTCTTGGGACAATGGCTCCAGACACAATGTCACCATGCCCGAGCCACTGCCGGTCCTGTACGTGCTCCTGCCGGTGGTGTACTCCGTGATCTGCGCCGTGGGGCTGGTGGGCAACACGGCCGTCATCTATGTGATTCTCAGGGCACCTAAGATGAAGACGGTGACCCACGTGTTCCTCCTGAACCTGGCCATCGCCGACGAGCTCTTTGCACTGGTGCTACCGGTCAGCGTGGCCGAGCACCTGCTGCAGGGCTGGCCCTTCGGGGAGCCGCTCTGCAAGCTGGTGCTGGCCATTGACCACTGCAACATCTTCTCTAGCACCTACTTCCTGGCTGTCCTGAGCCTGGATCGCTACCTGGTGGTGCTGGCCAGCGCCCAGTCCCGCCGTACACCCTGGCGCACCGTCCGGGCAGCAAAGGTGGCTAGCCTGTGCGTGTGGTTCGGCGTCACCATCATGGTGCTGCCCTTCCTCTCCTTCGCCAGGGTCTACAGCAACGAGCTGCAGGTCACCAGCTGTGGGCTGAGCTTCCCACGGCCCGAGCGGGCCTGGTTTAAGGCCAGCCGCATCTACACGCTGGTCCTGGGCTTTGTGGTGCCCATGGGCACGCTGGGCGTGCTCTACGGGGACCTGCTGCGCAGGCTGCGGGCTCTGCACCTCCCTTCTGGAGCCAAGGCTCTGGACAGGGCCAGGCGGAAGGGGACGGTCCTGGTGCTGGCTGTGTTGGCCGTGGGCCTGCTCTGCTGGACGCCCTTCCACCTGGCCTCCATCGTGGCCCTGACCACAGACCTGCCCCAGACACCGCTGATCATCGGCATCTCCTATGGGATCACCGGCCTCAGCTATGCCAGCTCCTGCCTCAACCCTTTCCTCTATGCCTTCCTGGACACCAGCTTCCGCAGGAACTTCCACGCCAGCTTCCGGTGCCTGGGGGCCTGA
- the OPRL1 gene encoding nociceptin receptor isoform X3, whose protein sequence is MSPSFLCLCVHEDRRQHGDPLPCPALGGSLQRPPAGQPVSREPQPQLATPPAAQCQPQYLPVPRAQGHHHGALSGCVHRGAAGQLPRYVRHPQLQRRGALFFLELPLPSPSPPAPPSLATPASPLSQLLIHSTTITKHPQLPQPDLIRAPAIVLTSLGWPKPLRHTKMKTATNIYIFNLALADTLVLLTLPFQATDVLLGFWPFGNALCKTVIAIDYYNMFTSTFTLTAMSVDRYVAICHPIRALDVRTSSKAQAVNVAIWALASVVGIPVAIMGSAQVEDEEIECLVEVPAPQDYWGPLFAVCIFLFSFIIPVFIISVCYSLMIRRLRGVRLLSGSREKDRNLRRITRLVLVVVAVFVGCWTPVQVFVLVQGLGVQPGSETAVAILRFCTALGYVNSCLNPILYAFLDENFKACFRKFCCASALRREVPVSDRVRSIAKDVALACKTSETVPRPA, encoded by the exons ATGTCTCCGTCCtttctgtgcctgtgtgtgcatgaAGACAG GCGGCAGCATGGAGACCCTCTTCCCTGCCCCGCTCTGGGAGGTTCTCTACAACGGCCACCTGCAGGACAACCTGTCTCTCGTGAGCCCCAACCACAGCTTGCCACCCCACCTGCTGCTCAATGCCAGCCACAGTACCTTCCTGTCCCTCGGGCTCAAGGTCACCATCATGGGGCTCTATCTGGCTGTGTGCATAGGGGGGCTGCTGGGCAACTGCCTCGTTATGTACGTCATCCTCAG CTTCAGCGTCGTGGAGCATTGTTCTTTCTGGAGTTGCCGctgccatcaccatcaccacctgcACCACCGTCACTAGCAACACCAGCGTCCCCACTGTCACAactattaattcattcaacaactattacTAAGCACCCACAACTTCCCCAGCCAGACCTCATCCGAGCCCCTGCCATCGTGCTCACTTCCTTGGGGTGGCCGAAGCCTCTGCG ACACACGAAGATGAAGACAGCTACCAACATTTACATCTTTAACTTGGCCCTGGCAGACACCTTGGTGCTGCTGACACTACCCTTCCAGGCCACAGACGTCCTCCTGGGCTTCTGGCCATTTGGGAATGCCCTGTGCAAAACGGTCATTGCCATCGACTATTACAACATGTTCACCAGCACCTTCACGCTGACTGCCATGAGCGTGGACCGCTATGTAGCCATTTGCCACCCCATCCGCGCCCTCGATGTCCGCACGTCCAGCAAGGCCCAGGCTGTCAATGTGGCCATCTGGGCCCTGGCCTCTGTCGTCGGCATTCCTGTGGCCATCATGGGCTCGGCCCAGGTAGAGGATGAAG AGATCGAGTGTCTGGTGGAGGTCCCTGCCCCACAGGACTACTGGGGCCCCCTGTTTGCTGTCTGcatcttcctcttctccttcatCATCCCTGTGTTCATCATTTCCGTCTGCTACAGCCTCATGATCCGGCGGCTGCGCGGCGTCCGCCTGCTCTCCGGCTCCCGCGAGAAGGACCGGAACCTGCGGCGCATCACCCGGCTGGTGCTGGTTGTGGTGGCCGTGTTCGTGGGCTGCTGGACGCCTGTCCAGGTCTTTGTGCTGGTTCAAGGGCTGGGGGTTCAGCCGGGCAGTGAGACGGCGGTGGCTATCCTGCGTTTCTGCACAGCCCTCGGCTACGTCAACAGCTGCCTCAACCCCATCCTCTACGCCTTCCTGGACGAGAACTTCAAGGCCTGCTTCCGGAAGTTCTGCTGCGCATCTGCCCTGCGCCGCGAGGTGCCAGTGTCCGACCGCGTGCGCAGCATTGCCAAGGACGTGGCCCTGGCCTGTAAGACCTCTGAGACAGTACCGCGGCCTGCATGA
- the OPRL1 gene encoding nociceptin receptor isoform X4 — translation MKTGGSMETLFPAPLWEVLYNGHLQDNLSLVSPNHSLPPHLLLNASHSTFLSLGLKVTIMGLYLAVCIGGLLGNCLVMYVILRHTKMKTATNIYIFNLALADTLVLLTLPFQATDVLLGFWPFGNALCKTVIAIDYYNMFTSTFTLTAMSVDRYVAICHPIRALDVRTSSKAQAVNVAIWALASVVGIPVAIMGSAQVEDEEIECLVEVPAPQDYWGPLFAVCIFLFSFIIPVFIISVCYSLMIRRLRGVRLLSGSREKDRNLRRITRLVLVVVAVFVGCWTPVQVFVLVQGLGVQPGSETAVAILRFCTALGYVNSCLNPILYAFLDENFKACFRKFCCASALRREVPVSDRVRSIAKDVALACKTSETVPRPA, via the exons atgaAGACAG GCGGCAGCATGGAGACCCTCTTCCCTGCCCCGCTCTGGGAGGTTCTCTACAACGGCCACCTGCAGGACAACCTGTCTCTCGTGAGCCCCAACCACAGCTTGCCACCCCACCTGCTGCTCAATGCCAGCCACAGTACCTTCCTGTCCCTCGGGCTCAAGGTCACCATCATGGGGCTCTATCTGGCTGTGTGCATAGGGGGGCTGCTGGGCAACTGCCTCGTTATGTACGTCATCCTCAG ACACACGAAGATGAAGACAGCTACCAACATTTACATCTTTAACTTGGCCCTGGCAGACACCTTGGTGCTGCTGACACTACCCTTCCAGGCCACAGACGTCCTCCTGGGCTTCTGGCCATTTGGGAATGCCCTGTGCAAAACGGTCATTGCCATCGACTATTACAACATGTTCACCAGCACCTTCACGCTGACTGCCATGAGCGTGGACCGCTATGTAGCCATTTGCCACCCCATCCGCGCCCTCGATGTCCGCACGTCCAGCAAGGCCCAGGCTGTCAATGTGGCCATCTGGGCCCTGGCCTCTGTCGTCGGCATTCCTGTGGCCATCATGGGCTCGGCCCAGGTAGAGGATGAAG AGATCGAGTGTCTGGTGGAGGTCCCTGCCCCACAGGACTACTGGGGCCCCCTGTTTGCTGTCTGcatcttcctcttctccttcatCATCCCTGTGTTCATCATTTCCGTCTGCTACAGCCTCATGATCCGGCGGCTGCGCGGCGTCCGCCTGCTCTCCGGCTCCCGCGAGAAGGACCGGAACCTGCGGCGCATCACCCGGCTGGTGCTGGTTGTGGTGGCCGTGTTCGTGGGCTGCTGGACGCCTGTCCAGGTCTTTGTGCTGGTTCAAGGGCTGGGGGTTCAGCCGGGCAGTGAGACGGCGGTGGCTATCCTGCGTTTCTGCACAGCCCTCGGCTACGTCAACAGCTGCCTCAACCCCATCCTCTACGCCTTCCTGGACGAGAACTTCAAGGCCTGCTTCCGGAAGTTCTGCTGCGCATCTGCCCTGCGCCGCGAGGTGCCAGTGTCCGACCGCGTGCGCAGCATTGCCAAGGACGTGGCCCTGGCCTGTAAGACCTCTGAGACAGTACCGCGGCCTGCATGA
- the OPRL1 gene encoding nociceptin receptor isoform X5: METLFPAPLWEVLYNGHLQDNLSLVSPNHSLPPHLLLNASHSTFLSLGLKVTIMGLYLAVCIGGLLGNCLVMYVILRHTKMKTATNIYIFNLALADTLVLLTLPFQATDVLLGFWPFGNALCKTVIAIDYYNMFTSTFTLTAMSVDRYVAICHPIRALDVRTSSKAQAVNVAIWALASVVGIPVAIMGSAQVEDEEIECLVEVPAPQDYWGPLFAVCIFLFSFIIPVFIISVCYSLMIRRLRGVRLLSGSREKDRNLRRITRLVLVVVAVFVGCWTPVQVFVLVQGLGVQPGSETAVAILRFCTALGYVNSCLNPILYAFLDENFKACFRKFCCASALRREVPVSDRVRSIAKDVALACKTSETVPRPA; this comes from the exons ATGGAGACCCTCTTCCCTGCCCCGCTCTGGGAGGTTCTCTACAACGGCCACCTGCAGGACAACCTGTCTCTCGTGAGCCCCAACCACAGCTTGCCACCCCACCTGCTGCTCAATGCCAGCCACAGTACCTTCCTGTCCCTCGGGCTCAAGGTCACCATCATGGGGCTCTATCTGGCTGTGTGCATAGGGGGGCTGCTGGGCAACTGCCTCGTTATGTACGTCATCCTCAG ACACACGAAGATGAAGACAGCTACCAACATTTACATCTTTAACTTGGCCCTGGCAGACACCTTGGTGCTGCTGACACTACCCTTCCAGGCCACAGACGTCCTCCTGGGCTTCTGGCCATTTGGGAATGCCCTGTGCAAAACGGTCATTGCCATCGACTATTACAACATGTTCACCAGCACCTTCACGCTGACTGCCATGAGCGTGGACCGCTATGTAGCCATTTGCCACCCCATCCGCGCCCTCGATGTCCGCACGTCCAGCAAGGCCCAGGCTGTCAATGTGGCCATCTGGGCCCTGGCCTCTGTCGTCGGCATTCCTGTGGCCATCATGGGCTCGGCCCAGGTAGAGGATGAAG AGATCGAGTGTCTGGTGGAGGTCCCTGCCCCACAGGACTACTGGGGCCCCCTGTTTGCTGTCTGcatcttcctcttctccttcatCATCCCTGTGTTCATCATTTCCGTCTGCTACAGCCTCATGATCCGGCGGCTGCGCGGCGTCCGCCTGCTCTCCGGCTCCCGCGAGAAGGACCGGAACCTGCGGCGCATCACCCGGCTGGTGCTGGTTGTGGTGGCCGTGTTCGTGGGCTGCTGGACGCCTGTCCAGGTCTTTGTGCTGGTTCAAGGGCTGGGGGTTCAGCCGGGCAGTGAGACGGCGGTGGCTATCCTGCGTTTCTGCACAGCCCTCGGCTACGTCAACAGCTGCCTCAACCCCATCCTCTACGCCTTCCTGGACGAGAACTTCAAGGCCTGCTTCCGGAAGTTCTGCTGCGCATCTGCCCTGCGCCGCGAGGTGCCAGTGTCCGACCGCGTGCGCAGCATTGCCAAGGACGTGGCCCTGGCCTGTAAGACCTCTGAGACAGTACCGCGGCCTGCATGA
- the OPRL1 gene encoding nociceptin receptor isoform X2 yields MTLCFPQPGAWDTRQLTAIKKRGSASWRQHGDPLPCPALGGSLQRPPAGQPVSREPQPQLATPPAAQCQPQYLPVPRAQGHHHGALSGCVHRGAAGQLPRYVRHPQLQRRGALFFLELPLPSPSPPAPPSLATPASPLSQLLIHSTTITKHPQLPQPDLIRAPAIVLTSLGWPKPLRHTKMKTATNIYIFNLALADTLVLLTLPFQATDVLLGFWPFGNALCKTVIAIDYYNMFTSTFTLTAMSVDRYVAICHPIRALDVRTSSKAQAVNVAIWALASVVGIPVAIMGSAQVEDEEIECLVEVPAPQDYWGPLFAVCIFLFSFIIPVFIISVCYSLMIRRLRGVRLLSGSREKDRNLRRITRLVLVVVAVFVGCWTPVQVFVLVQGLGVQPGSETAVAILRFCTALGYVNSCLNPILYAFLDENFKACFRKFCCASALRREVPVSDRVRSIAKDVALACKTSETVPRPA; encoded by the exons ATGACCCTTTGCTTtccccagcctggggcctgggacACGAGGCAGCTGACGGCCATTAAGAAACGTGGCTCTGCAAGCTG GCGGCAGCATGGAGACCCTCTTCCCTGCCCCGCTCTGGGAGGTTCTCTACAACGGCCACCTGCAGGACAACCTGTCTCTCGTGAGCCCCAACCACAGCTTGCCACCCCACCTGCTGCTCAATGCCAGCCACAGTACCTTCCTGTCCCTCGGGCTCAAGGTCACCATCATGGGGCTCTATCTGGCTGTGTGCATAGGGGGGCTGCTGGGCAACTGCCTCGTTATGTACGTCATCCTCAG CTTCAGCGTCGTGGAGCATTGTTCTTTCTGGAGTTGCCGctgccatcaccatcaccacctgcACCACCGTCACTAGCAACACCAGCGTCCCCACTGTCACAactattaattcattcaacaactattacTAAGCACCCACAACTTCCCCAGCCAGACCTCATCCGAGCCCCTGCCATCGTGCTCACTTCCTTGGGGTGGCCGAAGCCTCTGCG ACACACGAAGATGAAGACAGCTACCAACATTTACATCTTTAACTTGGCCCTGGCAGACACCTTGGTGCTGCTGACACTACCCTTCCAGGCCACAGACGTCCTCCTGGGCTTCTGGCCATTTGGGAATGCCCTGTGCAAAACGGTCATTGCCATCGACTATTACAACATGTTCACCAGCACCTTCACGCTGACTGCCATGAGCGTGGACCGCTATGTAGCCATTTGCCACCCCATCCGCGCCCTCGATGTCCGCACGTCCAGCAAGGCCCAGGCTGTCAATGTGGCCATCTGGGCCCTGGCCTCTGTCGTCGGCATTCCTGTGGCCATCATGGGCTCGGCCCAGGTAGAGGATGAAG AGATCGAGTGTCTGGTGGAGGTCCCTGCCCCACAGGACTACTGGGGCCCCCTGTTTGCTGTCTGcatcttcctcttctccttcatCATCCCTGTGTTCATCATTTCCGTCTGCTACAGCCTCATGATCCGGCGGCTGCGCGGCGTCCGCCTGCTCTCCGGCTCCCGCGAGAAGGACCGGAACCTGCGGCGCATCACCCGGCTGGTGCTGGTTGTGGTGGCCGTGTTCGTGGGCTGCTGGACGCCTGTCCAGGTCTTTGTGCTGGTTCAAGGGCTGGGGGTTCAGCCGGGCAGTGAGACGGCGGTGGCTATCCTGCGTTTCTGCACAGCCCTCGGCTACGTCAACAGCTGCCTCAACCCCATCCTCTACGCCTTCCTGGACGAGAACTTCAAGGCCTGCTTCCGGAAGTTCTGCTGCGCATCTGCCCTGCGCCGCGAGGTGCCAGTGTCCGACCGCGTGCGCAGCATTGCCAAGGACGTGGCCCTGGCCTGTAAGACCTCTGAGACAGTACCGCGGCCTGCATGA
- the OPRL1 gene encoding nociceptin receptor isoform X1, with protein sequence MKTATNIYIFNLALADTLVLLTLPFQATDVLLGFWPFGNALCKTVIAIDYYNMFTSTFTLTAMSVDRYVAICHPIRALDVRTSSKAQAVNVAIWALASVVGIPVAIMGSAQVEDEEIECLVEVPAPQDYWGPLFAVCIFLFSFIIPVFIISVCYSLMIRRLRGVRLLSGSREKDRNLRRITRLVLVVVAVFVGCWTPVQVFVLVQGLGVQPGSETAVAILRFCTALGYVNSCLNPILYAFLDENFKACFRKFCCASALRREVPVSDRVRSIAKDVALACKTSETVPRPA encoded by the exons ATGAAGACAGCTACCAACATTTACATCTTTAACTTGGCCCTGGCAGACACCTTGGTGCTGCTGACACTACCCTTCCAGGCCACAGACGTCCTCCTGGGCTTCTGGCCATTTGGGAATGCCCTGTGCAAAACGGTCATTGCCATCGACTATTACAACATGTTCACCAGCACCTTCACGCTGACTGCCATGAGCGTGGACCGCTATGTAGCCATTTGCCACCCCATCCGCGCCCTCGATGTCCGCACGTCCAGCAAGGCCCAGGCTGTCAATGTGGCCATCTGGGCCCTGGCCTCTGTCGTCGGCATTCCTGTGGCCATCATGGGCTCGGCCCAGGTAGAGGATGAAG AGATCGAGTGTCTGGTGGAGGTCCCTGCCCCACAGGACTACTGGGGCCCCCTGTTTGCTGTCTGcatcttcctcttctccttcatCATCCCTGTGTTCATCATTTCCGTCTGCTACAGCCTCATGATCCGGCGGCTGCGCGGCGTCCGCCTGCTCTCCGGCTCCCGCGAGAAGGACCGGAACCTGCGGCGCATCACCCGGCTGGTGCTGGTTGTGGTGGCCGTGTTCGTGGGCTGCTGGACGCCTGTCCAGGTCTTTGTGCTGGTTCAAGGGCTGGGGGTTCAGCCGGGCAGTGAGACGGCGGTGGCTATCCTGCGTTTCTGCACAGCCCTCGGCTACGTCAACAGCTGCCTCAACCCCATCCTCTACGCCTTCCTGGACGAGAACTTCAAGGCCTGCTTCCGGAAGTTCTGCTGCGCATCTGCCCTGCGCCGCGAGGTGCCAGTGTCCGACCGCGTGCGCAGCATTGCCAAGGACGTGGCCCTGGCCTGTAAGACCTCTGAGACAGTACCGCGGCCTGCATGA
- the LKAAEAR1 gene encoding protein LKAAEAR1, producing MQPPAAKDAGRRNARDRASKGTQGAETREEHANGAPAGELPMPGWTLTPEGLAAMHPAQCHRHLLFCDLLEDVGAAASIFPRESVELGYRMPDLRAWTQSLELPAARQNRLLGVLKAAEARGRIRALRLRYNHLRAEEISLLIQRQKSARAAIRLELFLPPQLKPTRIPDPLDSQERRRLETILEETVDGRIFPR from the exons ATGCAACCGCCGGCGGCAAAGGATGCCGGGCGCAGGAACGCGCGGGACCGAGCCTCGAAGGGCACGCAGGGTGCAGAGACCCGTGAGGAGCACGCCAATGGGGCGCCCGCGGGGGAGCTCCCCATGCCGGGCTGGACCCTCACACCGGAGGGACTGGCAGCCATGCATCCCGCTCAGTGCCATCGCCACCTGCTCTTCTGCGACCTGCTTGAGGACGTGGGCGCGGCCGCTTCCATCTTCCCGCGTGAGTCAGTGGAACTGGGGTACCGTATGCCCGACCTGCGCGCGTGGACACAATCACTCGAGCTACCCGCTGCGCGCCAAAACCGGCTCCTCGGTGTCCTCAAGGCCGCCGAGGCTCGTGGACGAATCCGCGCCTTGCGGCTGCGCTACAACCATTTGCGG GCGGAGGAGATCTCGCTGCTCATCCAGCGGCAGAAGTCCGCGCGCGCCGCCATCCGGCTGGAGCTGTTCCTGCCTCCGCAACTGAAGCCCACGAGGATCCCGGACCCCCTGGACAGTCAAGAG CGGAGGCGCTTGGAGACCATCCTGGAGGAGACAGTGGATGGCCGCATCTTCCCGCGTTGA